A window from Candidatus Margulisiibacteriota bacterium encodes these proteins:
- a CDS encoding outer membrane lipoprotein-sorting protein → MIWVLGTGCWGITGEEIINKVDANMTFKTARSESKMVIHVDQEVREKTMIGYDKGTDTGYAEFLSPARDKGVKYLKIKDNMWMYLPSVDKIIKISGAMLRQSMMGSDFSYEDALESSKLLEKYTATLISEEVVPLTFREGEKLVRRQRRCYVVDLTAKVKDVTYFRRVVYVDKELFVPAREDLFALSGKKLKEMTMGDVRRYGVRYYPTYMTMSNLLRANSQTELFTTKIEFDLPVDAKVFTQGNLTK, encoded by the coding sequence ATGATCTGGGTGCTGGGGACCGGGTGCTGGGGGATCACGGGGGAGGAAATAATCAATAAGGTCGACGCTAATATGACGTTCAAGACCGCCCGGTCGGAATCGAAGATGGTCATCCATGTTGATCAGGAAGTCAGGGAGAAGACGATGATCGGCTATGATAAGGGGACCGATACGGGCTATGCTGAATTTCTCTCTCCGGCCAGGGACAAAGGGGTCAAGTACCTCAAGATCAAGGATAATATGTGGATGTACCTGCCGTCGGTCGATAAGATCATCAAGATCTCCGGGGCGATGCTCCGCCAGTCGATGATGGGCTCTGATTTTAGCTACGAGGATGCATTGGAGAGCAGCAAGCTGCTGGAAAAATACACCGCCACACTGATCTCCGAAGAGGTTGTCCCGCTTACTTTTCGCGAAGGGGAGAAGCTGGTCCGCCGCCAGCGGCGTTGCTATGTGGTTGACCTGACCGCCAAGGTCAAGGATGTCACTTATTTCCGCCGGGTCGTTTATGTCGATAAAGAACTGTTCGTCCCGGCCCGGGAAGACCTGTTCGCCCTCTCCGGAAAAAAATTAAAAGAAATGACCATGGGGGATGTGCGGCGCTATGGGGTGCGTTATTATCCGACCTACATGACGATGAGCAACCTGCTGCGGGCGAATTCCCAGACCGAACTGTTCACCACCAAGATCGAGTTCGACCTGCCTGTCGATGCCAAGGTCTTTACCCAGGGCAATTTGACAAAGTGA
- a CDS encoding alkyl sulfatase dimerization domain-containing protein — protein MTIVKKTTWAIILLLSLAVTAFAAEPKDASDQTKALNAALRQQLPFNNNEDFADAARGLITAETGLIVRDDQGKAVWDLQQYAFLDGDPACPDTVNPSLWRHARTDYIHGLFKVTDHVYQVRGYDLSCISFIEGKTGYIVVDPLVCAETAKAALALVHKHVGQKPVVAVIYTHSHVDHWAGVKGVVSEADVKAGKVKIIASQGFLEEAVSENVMAGNAMSRRAAYMYGNLIPKGPRGQLNAGLGPTVSQGTITIIAPTDVIKKTGETRTIDGVKIVFQYTPNTEAPTEMNFYFPQYKALCIAENCVHTLHNLYTLRGAKVRDAKSWAYFLNEAIDLFGGQADVMFASHHWPSWGSEKITGMLAKQRDAYKYIHDQTLRLANEGLNMVEIAEQIKLPETLAQAWYNRGYYGTVNHDSKAVYQRYLGWFDGNPATLDPLTPVAAGKKYVEFMGGAEAVISKAKKEFVKGEYRWVAQVLNHVVFADPGNKAARELEADALEQLGYQAESGVWRNFYLTGARELRAGIVRIPAKTNSPDVIGAMSLDMIFDFMAIRLNGPQANGKTIRINWVLTDTGEKYLLTVADSVLNYFPGKQSAKADVTVTLKRSTLNEVLSGVASFKNKIVAGQIKIKGNIFKLIELMELQDKFDPNFRIVDR, from the coding sequence GTGACGATCGTGAAGAAAACGACCTGGGCCATTATTCTGCTCCTCTCTCTGGCCGTGACCGCTTTTGCCGCTGAACCGAAAGACGCCTCGGACCAGACCAAAGCGCTCAATGCCGCGCTGCGGCAACAACTTCCTTTTAATAATAATGAAGATTTTGCCGATGCCGCGCGTGGTTTGATCACCGCGGAAACCGGCCTGATCGTTCGCGACGATCAGGGGAAGGCGGTCTGGGACCTGCAGCAGTATGCTTTCCTGGACGGCGACCCGGCTTGTCCGGACACCGTCAACCCGAGCCTTTGGCGCCATGCCCGGACCGACTATATTCACGGCCTCTTCAAGGTCACGGATCACGTTTATCAGGTGCGCGGTTACGATCTGTCCTGCATCAGTTTTATCGAGGGCAAGACCGGTTATATAGTAGTTGACCCGCTAGTCTGCGCCGAAACTGCGAAAGCGGCCCTGGCGCTGGTCCATAAGCACGTCGGCCAGAAACCGGTCGTGGCCGTGATCTACACCCACAGCCATGTTGACCACTGGGCCGGCGTCAAGGGGGTCGTGTCCGAAGCGGACGTTAAAGCGGGAAAGGTCAAGATCATCGCTTCGCAAGGTTTTCTGGAGGAAGCGGTCAGCGAGAATGTCATGGCCGGGAACGCGATGTCGCGCCGGGCAGCATACATGTACGGCAACTTGATCCCGAAAGGGCCCAGGGGGCAGCTGAACGCCGGCCTTGGCCCGACGGTCTCGCAAGGCACGATCACCATCATCGCGCCGACCGACGTCATCAAGAAGACCGGGGAGACGCGGACGATCGACGGGGTCAAGATCGTCTTCCAGTATACGCCGAACACGGAAGCGCCGACCGAGATGAACTTCTATTTCCCGCAGTACAAGGCGCTCTGCATCGCGGAGAACTGCGTCCACACCCTGCATAATCTTTACACGCTGCGCGGCGCCAAGGTGCGCGACGCCAAGTCGTGGGCTTATTTCCTGAACGAAGCGATCGACCTGTTCGGCGGCCAGGCCGACGTCATGTTCGCCAGCCACCACTGGCCGAGCTGGGGGAGCGAAAAGATCACCGGCATGCTGGCCAAACAGCGCGACGCTTATAAATATATCCACGACCAGACGCTCCGCCTGGCCAATGAAGGATTGAACATGGTCGAGATCGCCGAGCAGATCAAATTGCCGGAGACGCTGGCGCAGGCGTGGTATAACCGCGGTTACTACGGGACGGTCAACCACGACAGCAAAGCGGTCTACCAGCGGTACCTCGGCTGGTTCGACGGCAACCCGGCGACGCTTGACCCGCTGACACCGGTTGCCGCCGGCAAGAAATACGTCGAGTTCATGGGCGGCGCCGAGGCGGTCATCAGTAAGGCGAAAAAGGAGTTTGTGAAAGGGGAATACCGCTGGGTTGCCCAGGTCCTGAACCACGTGGTCTTTGCCGATCCGGGGAACAAGGCGGCGCGCGAGCTGGAAGCGGACGCGCTGGAACAGCTCGGCTACCAGGCCGAGTCCGGCGTTTGGCGCAACTTTTATCTGACCGGGGCGCGCGAGCTGCGCGCCGGGATAGTCAGGATCCCGGCCAAGACGAATAGCCCCGACGTCATCGGCGCGATGTCGCTCGACATGATCTTTGACTTCATGGCGATCCGCCTGAACGGCCCGCAGGCGAACGGGAAGACGATCAGGATCAACTGGGTCCTGACCGACACCGGCGAAAAATATCTGCTGACGGTGGCCGATTCGGTCTTAAACTACTTCCCCGGGAAGCAGTCCGCTAAGGCGGACGTCACGGTCACGCTCAAACGCTCGACGCTGAACGAAGTGCTGTCGGGGGTGGCGTCGTTCAAGAACAAGATCGTTGCCGGCCAGATCAAGATCAAAGGGAACATCTTTAAGCTTATCGAGCTGATGGAGCTGCAGGACAAGTTCGACCCGAACTTTAGGATAGTCGACCGGTAA
- a CDS encoding FtsX-like permease family protein, translating into MFRLALRNVLRNKRRSFLTGLSIAFAVMVVIFLWTFVSGIISGMFQNYVTNSVGHIRIMNADYRKRETMLPLSATVYNYQNVINQIERDPNVKLATGRIKFGVLMDIKGRNKPVLGVGLDPVKEESVIGLSGKMVSGRMFAGGTSETVVGLGLAKELGLKAGDTLTVITQTAHGSLSGLNLKVAGIFSLGVPSIDNRTFYLPLNQAQQLLDLDGRVTEIFLLIRDHDRAVEVAKKLDKTLPSGLIAVPWQANGFLFYMMVLIKYMYAGIYAFILLLASFTILNTMFMAVMERTREIGMMKALGMKEGEIGRLITLEALILGVMASLAGAAGGTLLAYYVSTAGIDYTAAFKSIRDIEIPLSYVYKGEFSWLTIGTGFLMGVFFSVLASILPARRAAKLEPTEAMKAG; encoded by the coding sequence ATGTTCAGATTAGCTTTAAGGAATGTTTTGCGCAATAAAAGGCGGTCGTTCCTGACCGGGCTCTCGATCGCCTTCGCGGTGATGGTCGTCATCTTTCTCTGGACGTTCGTTTCCGGGATCATCAGCGGGATGTTCCAGAATTACGTGACCAATTCGGTCGGCCATATCCGGATCATGAACGCCGATTATCGGAAAAGGGAGACGATGCTGCCGCTTAGCGCCACGGTTTATAATTACCAGAATGTCATCAATCAGATCGAACGGGACCCGAACGTGAAGCTGGCGACCGGCCGGATCAAGTTCGGCGTCCTGATGGATATCAAGGGGAGGAACAAGCCGGTCCTCGGCGTCGGCCTTGATCCGGTCAAGGAAGAGTCGGTCATCGGTCTGTCAGGCAAAATGGTGTCCGGTAGGATGTTCGCCGGCGGGACCAGCGAAACGGTCGTCGGCCTCGGCCTGGCCAAAGAGTTGGGCCTGAAAGCGGGCGACACGCTCACGGTCATCACCCAGACGGCGCACGGCTCGCTCTCCGGCTTGAACCTGAAAGTCGCCGGCATCTTTAGCCTCGGTGTCCCTTCGATCGATAACCGGACCTTCTATTTGCCGCTTAATCAAGCGCAGCAGCTCCTTGACCTCGATGGCCGGGTGACCGAGATCTTTTTGCTGATCAGGGATCATGATCGGGCGGTCGAAGTGGCAAAAAAGCTGGACAAGACCTTGCCGTCCGGACTAATTGCCGTGCCGTGGCAGGCGAACGGCTTTTTGTTCTACATGATGGTGCTGATCAAGTACATGTACGCCGGGATCTACGCCTTCATCCTTCTCCTGGCCAGCTTCACCATTCTCAACACGATGTTCATGGCGGTCATGGAGCGGACGCGCGAGATCGGGATGATGAAAGCGCTTGGGATGAAAGAAGGGGAGATCGGCCGGCTGATCACTTTGGAAGCGTTGATTCTCGGTGTAATGGCTAGTCTGGCCGGCGCCGCCGGTGGAACACTGCTCGCTTATTACGTCAGCACTGCCGGGATCGATTATACGGCGGCTTTTAAGAGCATCAGGGATATCGAGATCCCGCTCTCTTATGTTTACAAAGGAGAATTCAGCTGGCTGACGATCGGGACCGGTTTTCTGATGGGAGTGTTTTTTTCCGTTCTGGCCTCGATCTTGCCCGCCCGGCGGGCAGCCAAACTGGAGCCAACCGAAGCGATGAAAGCGGGTTGA
- a CDS encoding FtsX-like permease family protein, with protein sequence MLLKLAYRNIFRNFRRTLLTLSALAFAILMLIIFDSYFKGLDLKTYEKIINYENAHLKYFPQGYKEDIDNLPIEKAFDPAPVLAVLRADPLVQAAAPRLSFRSTLSNGVDQLPAVGLAVDPAQDQTVFTMKQAVNQGEYLAGAEEAMVVGADLAKDFNVSPGDMLTVLCRTKYSTFQALDLPIKGVIKSDDYAIDTNSIIVPLGLAQQALDLGQGVTEVNILLKDVKQIDAFKKQYAGRFPGLELWTWKEVAEDVVAHSESHAMSKNIIFACIIIIALVGISNTILIAAFERTREIGMLGAMGMKRRQIVGLFVLEGTMIGVVGSALGCLAGLLLVVFWTTRFGFDLSFAMRDWGNIGFRTGVFLGAWNLDLIPQVFGFGVVVALLSSIYPALVASRLEPTEALRKY encoded by the coding sequence ATGTTGCTCAAGCTGGCGTATAGAAATATCTTCCGTAATTTCCGGCGGACGCTGTTGACCCTGTCGGCGCTGGCCTTTGCCATTTTAATGTTGATCATCTTCGATTCTTACTTTAAAGGCCTCGATCTTAAAACCTATGAGAAAATAATCAATTACGAAAACGCCCACCTCAAGTATTTTCCGCAAGGTTACAAGGAAGATATCGATAATTTGCCCATCGAGAAAGCTTTTGACCCGGCGCCGGTGCTGGCGGTCTTGCGGGCCGACCCGCTGGTCCAGGCGGCGGCGCCCCGGCTCAGCTTTCGTTCGACGTTGTCAAACGGCGTCGACCAGTTGCCGGCCGTCGGGTTGGCGGTCGATCCGGCCCAGGATCAGACCGTTTTTACGATGAAGCAAGCGGTTAATCAGGGAGAGTATCTGGCTGGGGCCGAAGAAGCAATGGTCGTTGGCGCTGACTTGGCGAAGGATTTCAATGTTAGTCCGGGTGATATGCTGACCGTTCTCTGCCGGACCAAGTATTCGACTTTCCAGGCGCTCGATCTGCCAATTAAGGGGGTTATCAAGAGCGATGACTATGCCATTGATACGAACTCGATCATTGTCCCCCTGGGGTTGGCCCAACAAGCGCTGGATCTGGGGCAGGGTGTGACCGAAGTTAATATTTTACTGAAAGATGTCAAACAGATCGACGCTTTTAAGAAGCAATACGCTGGCCGCTTCCCCGGCTTGGAACTCTGGACCTGGAAAGAAGTGGCGGAAGATGTTGTCGCCCATTCCGAATCTCATGCCATGAGCAAGAACATCATTTTCGCCTGCATAATCATTATTGCGCTGGTCGGGATCAGCAATACTATCCTGATCGCGGCGTTCGAGCGGACGCGGGAGATCGGCATGCTTGGCGCCATGGGGATGAAGCGCCGGCAGATCGTTGGGCTTTTTGTCCTGGAAGGGACGATGATCGGGGTGGTGGGGAGCGCGCTCGGTTGTCTGGCCGGATTATTGCTGGTGGTATTCTGGACCACCCGGTTCGGTTTTGACCTTTCTTTCGCGATGAGGGACTGGGGCAATATTGGTTTTCGGACCGGAGTGTTTTTAGGCGCCTGGAATCTTGACCTGATCCCGCAGGTCTTTGGTTTCGGAGTAGTGGTCGCCTTGCTGTCCAGCATCTATCCGGCGCTGGTCGCTTCGCGCCTGGAGCCGACCGAGGCCTTGAGAAAATATTAG
- a CDS encoding FtsX-like permease family protein has translation MNFILKLAIRNVFRNTRRSILTGASIMFSVAILIFAWSFIEGTVKDMSDAYIRFQSGHVRVLTKEFARREKMFPLQYSIADYRAVQRQIAATPGIKTVTGRLKFGVLLDYAGNTKQTLGMGIEPAAEESILELNKNIVQGRVIRAGTDEVNIGVNMAKDLKLKLGDILTVVTQTAYGSLSAKNFTVVGIFNFSSPTIDRKVFLIPIESAQYLLELPGSASEIFIITEKADAARRVASMIAATLGPGYKVTAWQDQSSIYMFLVLIKYLYLIILILIVLLSAFTILNTMFMTVLERTREIGMMKALGMTNRQLIIMVLLEALVLGALASVIGMFLGAALSYYMSIYGLDVTASVEKMDFPTFTVYYCDFSWTYVFSGFVVGMACAVLAAVFPALRAAKLEPTEALHEI, from the coding sequence ATGAATTTTATCTTAAAGCTGGCGATCAGGAATGTTTTCCGCAATACCCGGCGGTCGATACTGACCGGCGCTTCGATCATGTTTTCGGTGGCGATCTTGATCTTTGCCTGGTCGTTTATCGAAGGAACGGTCAAGGACATGTCCGACGCTTATATCCGGTTCCAGAGCGGGCATGTCCGGGTCTTGACCAAAGAGTTCGCCAGGCGTGAAAAGATGTTCCCGCTCCAGTATTCGATCGCCGATTATCGCGCGGTGCAGCGGCAGATCGCGGCCACTCCCGGGATCAAGACCGTTACCGGCCGGCTCAAGTTCGGCGTCCTCTTGGATTACGCGGGGAATACCAAGCAGACGTTGGGCATGGGGATCGAACCGGCGGCGGAGGAGTCGATCCTTGAGCTTAATAAGAATATTGTGCAGGGACGGGTGATCCGCGCCGGCACAGACGAAGTCAATATCGGAGTGAACATGGCCAAGGACCTTAAACTTAAGCTGGGGGACATCTTAACGGTTGTGACCCAGACCGCCTACGGTTCCTTGAGCGCCAAGAACTTTACCGTGGTCGGGATCTTTAATTTTTCTTCGCCAACCATTGATCGGAAGGTCTTTTTGATCCCGATCGAGAGCGCGCAGTATTTGCTCGAACTCCCGGGCAGCGCCAGCGAGATTTTCATTATCACCGAAAAAGCCGATGCCGCCCGCCGGGTGGCGTCAATGATCGCCGCCACGCTCGGACCGGGTTATAAAGTAACCGCCTGGCAGGACCAGAGCTCAATTTATATGTTTCTGGTCCTGATCAAGTATCTGTACCTTATTATCTTGATCCTGATCGTTTTACTGTCCGCTTTTACCATTCTGAATACTATGTTCATGACGGTGCTGGAGCGGACGCGGGAGATCGGGATGATGAAGGCGCTGGGGATGACCAACCGTCAGTTGATAATTATGGTGCTGCTGGAAGCGCTGGTGCTGGGCGCCTTGGCGAGTGTAATTGGGATGTTTTTGGGTGCCGCTTTGAGCTACTATATGAGCATTTACGGCCTGGACGTGACTGCTTCCGTCGAGAAAATGGATTTTCCGACCTTTACTGTTTATTACTGCGATTTCAGCTGGACCTATGTTTTCAGCGGTTTTGTGGTCGGCATGGCTTGTGCCGTATTGGCGGCGGTCTTTCCCGCTTTGCGGGCGGCAAAATTAGAACCAACGGAGGCGTTACATGAAATATAA
- a CDS encoding ABC transporter ATP-binding protein has protein sequence MAVVKMENAVKNYKVGKLEVPALRGINLAIEKGDFAAIAGPSGSGKTTMLNLFGCLDKPTGGKVFIEEHDIITLKPDQLADVRNEHIGFIFQSFNLIPVLTAFENVEFPLILLKKDGPGIRKKKVMEMLASVGIADLANRLPSEMSGGQQQRVAIARALVKNPDYVLADEPTANIDTKTGHEILDLMQAMNKNLGTTFIFSTHDPKVMEHARRLIRVRDGQIESDVAQAGV, from the coding sequence ATGGCAGTCGTTAAAATGGAAAATGCGGTCAAGAACTATAAGGTAGGGAAGCTGGAGGTGCCGGCTTTAAGGGGGATCAACTTGGCGATCGAAAAGGGGGACTTTGCCGCCATTGCCGGCCCGTCCGGTTCCGGCAAGACGACAATGCTCAACCTGTTCGGCTGTCTCGACAAGCCGACTGGGGGGAAAGTCTTTATCGAGGAGCACGATATCATCACCCTGAAACCCGACCAGCTGGCCGACGTCCGGAACGAACATATCGGTTTCATCTTCCAGAGCTTTAACCTGATCCCGGTCCTGACCGCGTTTGAGAACGTCGAATTCCCTTTAATTCTCTTAAAAAAGGACGGGCCGGGCATCCGCAAGAAGAAAGTGATGGAGATGCTGGCTTCGGTCGGCATCGCCGATCTGGCCAACCGACTGCCCAGCGAAATGAGCGGCGGACAGCAGCAGCGGGTGGCGATCGCCCGGGCGCTGGTCAAGAATCCCGATTACGTCCTGGCCGACGAGCCGACGGCGAACATCGATACCAAGACCGGCCACGAGATCCTTGATCTGATGCAGGCGATGAACAAGAACCTCGGCACGACGTTCATCTTTTCCACCCACGATCCCAAAGTGATGGAGCATGCCCGGCGGCTGATCCGCGTCCGCGACGGACAAATAGAATCGGATGTTGCTCAAGCTGGCGTATAG
- a CDS encoding AsmA family protein, whose product MIKRLFKLLALLLVLSALLSAGAWYGFNSYLLPRVIVPAVFKELSRTNQDLPIEIYIRGLDYHPFRGFLFKKIELYVEQPKGKDLVFQAAEVDTDLDWLALVWKKVRITRFKVSGATLNIKRDKAGAWNFAPLLKIDRQSTATQEWSVALERIEFNDAAVNYADRANKKNELTRSFPKVDLAIGWEGKGQFAVDLRGEAADPRQESFSARFKADAARKSVSGEAAVKTVRLNDYWQYYLDDLCRPWHLKAQSVAATVKFSVASREATYAGQINVKQGALRNGEYSGSGNLTFGYKARLEKGRLVNKGTVFKLTADNLAIFSGRNKLITRARLKTLIDGDRFAIERFSGESFKGKFDLHSEMTQKGDDLEQLRLEGTVQDAYAGIKMKFYPNWQATAGVLLTAESSRVLANITFTDLRQLRFIAAVTGEVSLPDLADLIDLKFVLVLPGLSQEVTQKDLKGKVVLAGYLKGRYGEGKSLDGWLDVAFRNFRIKKAEERSFILNLKANNGRFQAVIPVMPLYHGYFGGGFVFDPDRWGVELHFEDLDLAALGSTDKRFQGMAGKLAANGACLAPWSDLSSIKGGGYFKMTDANLQPAPIFKIIEEGIASVNKGFTLPDFKSIEGNFQVADEKLTIDNAYAKASNMDLKIEGDYAFSGETDFTLGVKFSRGSNWKLARQVLFPVTIGFDVLANSIQVDIKGKWPDLQQKTLIKTLQWMDALFDPNMKFEPDKYTLKQIW is encoded by the coding sequence GTGATTAAACGATTATTTAAACTATTGGCGTTGCTGCTGGTCTTGTCCGCTCTTTTATCGGCCGGCGCCTGGTACGGTTTTAATTCTTACCTGCTTCCCCGGGTGATCGTTCCGGCAGTCTTCAAGGAACTGTCCAGAACCAACCAAGACCTGCCGATCGAGATCTACATTCGCGGGCTCGACTACCATCCTTTCCGGGGATTCCTCTTCAAAAAGATCGAGCTTTATGTCGAGCAGCCAAAAGGGAAAGACCTGGTTTTTCAGGCGGCGGAGGTTGATACCGACCTGGACTGGCTGGCGCTGGTCTGGAAAAAGGTGAGGATAACCCGCTTCAAGGTTAGTGGAGCGACGCTCAATATCAAGCGGGACAAGGCCGGCGCCTGGAATTTTGCTCCGCTCCTCAAGATCGACCGCCAAAGTACGGCGACGCAGGAGTGGAGCGTAGCGCTGGAGCGGATCGAATTCAACGACGCCGCGGTCAATTACGCCGACCGGGCGAACAAAAAGAATGAGTTAACGCGTTCGTTCCCGAAAGTCGACCTGGCGATCGGCTGGGAAGGGAAAGGGCAGTTTGCGGTCGACCTCCGGGGAGAAGCGGCCGACCCCCGGCAGGAGTCATTTTCCGCCCGGTTCAAGGCCGATGCCGCCCGAAAAAGCGTGAGCGGCGAAGCGGCGGTCAAGACCGTCCGCCTCAACGATTACTGGCAATATTATCTGGATGATCTCTGCCGGCCGTGGCATCTCAAAGCCCAGAGTGTCGCCGCCACCGTTAAATTCTCCGTTGCCAGCCGGGAAGCGACTTACGCCGGACAGATCAACGTCAAACAAGGAGCATTGCGCAACGGCGAGTACAGCGGTTCCGGCAATCTGACGTTCGGCTACAAAGCGCGGCTGGAAAAAGGGCGGCTGGTCAATAAAGGGACGGTCTTTAAACTAACGGCAGATAACCTGGCGATCTTTTCCGGCCGCAACAAACTGATCACCAGGGCGCGGCTCAAGACGCTGATCGACGGGGACCGGTTCGCCATCGAAAGATTCAGCGGCGAATCGTTCAAGGGGAAATTCGACCTGCATAGCGAAATGACCCAGAAGGGGGACGACCTCGAGCAGCTTCGGTTGGAGGGGACGGTGCAAGACGCCTATGCCGGGATCAAGATGAAGTTCTATCCGAACTGGCAGGCAACGGCCGGCGTGTTGCTGACCGCCGAGTCGTCCCGGGTGCTGGCCAATATCACTTTTACCGACCTGCGGCAGCTCCGGTTCATTGCCGCGGTCACCGGCGAGGTCAGTTTGCCTGATCTTGCCGACCTCATCGATCTGAAGTTTGTGCTGGTGCTCCCCGGCCTCTCCCAGGAGGTAACGCAGAAAGACCTGAAGGGGAAGGTTGTCCTGGCCGGTTATCTGAAGGGGCGGTATGGTGAAGGGAAAAGCCTGGATGGCTGGCTGGACGTGGCGTTCCGCAACTTCAGGATCAAGAAAGCGGAAGAACGTTCTTTTATCCTCAACCTCAAAGCTAATAACGGTCGTTTTCAGGCGGTCATTCCCGTCATGCCGCTTTACCACGGCTATTTTGGCGGCGGCTTTGTCTTTGATCCCGACCGCTGGGGCGTCGAGCTCCATTTTGAGGATCTCGACCTGGCGGCGCTCGGTTCGACCGACAAACGGTTCCAGGGGATGGCCGGCAAACTAGCGGCCAACGGGGCTTGTCTGGCCCCGTGGAGCGATCTGTCCTCGATCAAAGGGGGCGGTTATTTTAAGATGACCGACGCTAATCTCCAGCCGGCGCCGATCTTCAAGATCATCGAAGAGGGGATCGCCAGCGTTAACAAGGGCTTTACCTTGCCGGACTTCAAGAGTATCGAGGGGAATTTTCAGGTCGCGGACGAGAAACTGACGATCGATAACGCTTATGCCAAAGCGTCTAATATGGACCTGAAGATCGAAGGCGATTACGCTTTTTCCGGCGAAACGGACTTTACGCTCGGGGTCAAATTCTCGCGCGGCAGCAACTGGAAGCTCGCCCGGCAGGTCCTTTTTCCGGTGACGATCGGGTTCGACGTACTGGCCAATTCGATCCAGGTCGACATCAAGGGCAAATGGCCCGATCTCCAGCAGAAGACGCTGATCAAGACGCTGCAGTGGATGGACGCGCTCTTTGACCCGAACATGAAGTTCGAGCCGGATAAATACACGCTTAAGCAGATCTGGTGA
- a CDS encoding FtsX-like permease family protein — protein MLIKLAWRNIFRNFRRTFFTFIAIAIGLGLMLLADSMLSGIDAQSFAKIIDYETGHVKIFQRGYQQDKDNLPLDKLITAPAGVIDTVRRDPAVAGVTSRVNFRIMLSDRIDQIPAIGIAVNPADDESVFLLKQGLTQGEFLVSSEEAMLVGKKLADDFGVGVGDYLTVLARTKYDTYQALDLRIKGVLQTEDPQIDWYSIVIPLDVGQSSLDLSRGVTEIDIKLKDINAVDQFKNKLAKELPGLEIATWKEMAEDVLAISKAKYSGTFTIFGCIVLIALIGITNTILMAAFERVKEIGMMGAMGMKRGQIVRLFVLEGTMIGLLGSITGCILGALLIGFWMVPYGIDFSAFMREMGPIGYRTTGKFTGQWHLIMFPVAFIFGLVVSALTSIYPARVASRMEPSEALRK, from the coding sequence ATGCTCATTAAGTTGGCGTGGCGTAATATTTTCCGCAATTTCCGCCGGACTTTCTTTACCTTTATTGCTATTGCGATCGGCCTGGGACTGATGCTGCTGGCCGACTCGATGCTCTCCGGGATCGATGCCCAATCTTTCGCCAAGATCATTGATTATGAGACCGGCCACGTTAAGATCTTCCAGCGCGGTTACCAGCAAGATAAAGATAATCTGCCGCTTGATAAATTGATCACCGCGCCGGCCGGGGTGATCGATACTGTCCGCCGCGACCCCGCAGTTGCCGGCGTCACTTCCCGGGTCAACTTCCGGATCATGCTTTCCGACCGGATCGACCAGATCCCGGCGATCGGCATTGCCGTTAACCCGGCCGATGACGAGTCGGTCTTTCTGTTGAAGCAGGGGTTAACGCAAGGCGAGTTCCTGGTCAGCTCCGAAGAGGCGATGCTGGTCGGCAAGAAGCTGGCCGATGATTTTGGGGTCGGGGTCGGCGACTACCTGACCGTTCTGGCCAGGACCAAATACGATACTTACCAGGCGCTCGACCTCCGGATCAAGGGGGTCCTGCAGACCGAGGATCCCCAGATCGACTGGTATTCGATCGTCATCCCGCTCGACGTCGGCCAGAGCTCGCTCGACCTGAGCCGGGGTGTCACAGAGATCGACATCAAGTTGAAGGATATCAACGCAGTCGACCAGTTCAAGAATAAATTGGCCAAAGAACTTCCCGGCTTAGAGATCGCCACCTGGAAAGAGATGGCCGAAGATGTCCTGGCCATCTCCAAGGCAAAATATTCCGGCACCTTCACGATCTTCGGCTGCATTGTTTTGATCGCCCTGATCGGCATCACCAACACGATCCTGATGGCCGCCTTTGAGCGGGTCAAGGAGATCGGGATGATGGGGGCGATGGGGATGAAACGCGGCCAGATCGTCCGGCTCTTTGTCCTGGAAGGGACAATGATCGGCCTGCTCGGCAGCATCACCGGTTGCATCCTTGGCGCTCTGCTGATCGGTTTCTGGATGGTCCCGTACGGGATCGATTTTTCCGCCTTTATGCGGGAGATGGGGCCGATCGGCTACCGGACCACCGGCAAGTTCACCGGCCAGTGGCATCTGATCATGTTTCCGGTCGCTTTTATCTTTGGTCTGGTCGTGTCAGCCTTGACCAGTATTTATCCGGCCAGAGTGGCTTCACGAATGGAGCCGAGCGAGGCGTTGAGGAAATAA